The nucleotide window CTCCGAGGAGTTCGGCGACTGCCTCGCCGAGGGCCTCTTCTCGCTGTCGGAACACGAACGCCCCATGCAGGCCGCGGACGAGCGGTTCTGGCGCGCCTTCCTCGACAACCGGGTCGCCATGATCGATGAAATCCTGGCCCGGCTCGACCGGAGCCGCCCGGACGAGCGGCGTACCCGGATAATCCAGGCGCTGAAGGTCGCCCGCGGCCGCTGCCAGATCATCGATCCGGCGTTCTGCGTGCGGTACCTGACCGCCTGGCAGGCGGACCTCGATGTCTGGAAACGGTTCCAGGCCGGCCTGCCCCGGCACGCGGACCCGGTCGCGGCGTTCGCGGCCCTCGGGCTCAAGGCGTACGTGCACCTGCCCGCCACGTAGACTGGCCCCTCGTGAGCCTTACCATCGGGATCGTCGGCCTGCCCAACGTCGGCAAGAGCACCCTCTTCAACGCCCTGACCAAGAACGACGTGCTCGCCGCGAACTACCCGTTCGCGACGATCGAGCCCAACGTCGGCGTGGTCGGGCTGCCCGACGAGCGGCTGACGAAGCTGGCCGAGGTCTTCAACTCCGAGAAGATCCTGCCCGCCCCGGTCTCATTCGTCGACATCGCCGGCCTGGTGCGCGGCGCGTCGAAGGGCCAGGGCCGCGGCAACGCCTTCCTCGCGAACATCCGCGACGCCTCGGCCATCTGCCAGGTGGTCCGCGCCTTCTCCGACCCGAACGTGCTGCACGTTGACGGCAAGGTCGCCCCCGCAGACGACATCGAGACGATCAACACCGAGCTCATCCTCGCCGACCTCCAGACGGTCGAGAAGGCGCTGCCGCGCCTGCAGAAGGAAGCCAAGCTGAAGAAGGACCGCCTGCCGGTGGTCGCGGCCGCGGAGGCCGCCTTCAAGCTGCTCGACGAGGGCACCACCCTGTACGTGGGCGCGAAGGCGGCGGGCATCGACCTGGACCTGCTGGCCGAGCTGCACCTGCTGACCACCAAGCCCTTCCTGTACGTCTTCAACGTCGACGAGGACGAGCTGGGCAACGAGGCGTTCCTGAACGAGATGCGCGCGCTTGTCGCACCCGCGGAGGCGGTCTTCATGGACGCGAAGATCGAGTCCGAGCTGATCGACCTCCCGGACGACGAGGCGATGGAGCTGCTGGAGTCGACCGGCCAGACCGAGCCGGGCCTCAACCAGCTCATCCGGGTCGGCTTCAACACCCTCGGCCTCCAGACCTACCTGACCGCGGGCCCGAAGGAGGCCCGCGCCTGGGTGATCCCGGTCGGCGCGACCGCACCCGAGGCGGCCGGCGTGATCCACTCCGACTTCCAGCGCGGCTTCATCAAGGCCGAGATCGTCAGCTACGACGACCTGATGGCGGCGGGCTCCATGTCCTCGGCCAAGGCCGCCGGCAAGGTCCGCATGGAAGGCAAGGACTACATCATGAAGGACGGCGACGTCGTCGAGTTCAGGTTCAACGTGTAGTTCCGGGCTTCCCCCGGCCGAGCCGCGTACCGGTCAAGAGTCCGGAGGGCCTGAGGGCGAGTCGACGCGGCTCAGGAGGTTACTGATGCGCGCGACTGCCCGAGGGCTGCCGATCGTCTGTGCCGCG belongs to Amorphoplanes digitatis and includes:
- the ychF gene encoding redox-regulated ATPase YchF, whose amino-acid sequence is MSLTIGIVGLPNVGKSTLFNALTKNDVLAANYPFATIEPNVGVVGLPDERLTKLAEVFNSEKILPAPVSFVDIAGLVRGASKGQGRGNAFLANIRDASAICQVVRAFSDPNVLHVDGKVAPADDIETINTELILADLQTVEKALPRLQKEAKLKKDRLPVVAAAEAAFKLLDEGTTLYVGAKAAGIDLDLLAELHLLTTKPFLYVFNVDEDELGNEAFLNEMRALVAPAEAVFMDAKIESELIDLPDDEAMELLESTGQTEPGLNQLIRVGFNTLGLQTYLTAGPKEARAWVIPVGATAPEAAGVIHSDFQRGFIKAEIVSYDDLMAAGSMSSAKAAGKVRMEGKDYIMKDGDVVEFRFNV